From Nicotiana tabacum cultivar K326 chromosome 15, ASM71507v2, whole genome shotgun sequence, the proteins below share one genomic window:
- the LOC107782223 gene encoding protein phosphatase 2C 53 isoform X2, with amino-acid sequence MSLDVISENESNWIAGDDDSFSLEGDQILDSSCSLSVVSDCSSICADDFIGFEIASDIEGQDFVDSQKIISHVELIAKTEVLVESDVEDPVTRPVAGSVGLEEQISKSSAVVVQLPLDKGLSATVSRSVFEVDYIPLWGYTSICGRRPEMEDAFATVPRFLKIPLQMLIGDRVLDGQPRRLSHLTTHFFGVYDGHGGSQVANYCRDRMHAVLIEELETIMTNLSDESIRQSCQELWRKAFTNCFLKVDAEIAGGTSHEPVAPETVGSTAVVAIVCSSHIIVSNCGDSRAVLCRGKEPLALSVDHKPNREDEYERIEAAGGKVIQWNGHRVFGVLAMSRSIGDRYLKPWIIPDPEVTFIPRAKDDECLILASDGLWDVMTNEEVCDMARKRILMWHKKNSVTLPMERGEGIDPAAQAAAECLSNRALQKGSKDNITVIVVDLKAQRKFKSKT; translated from the exons ATGTCGCTTGATGTGATTTCTGAAAATGAAAGCAACTGGATTGCTGGTGATGATGATTCCTTCTCATTGGAGGGTGATCAGATTCTTGATAGTTCGTGTTCCTTGTCAGTGGTGAGCGATTGTAGTAGTATATGCGCTGATGATTTTATAGGTTTTGAGATAGCGTCTGATATAGAAGGTCAGGATTTCGTAGATTCTCAGAAAATCATTAGCCATGTCGAACTTATTGCTAAGACTGAGGTTCTAGTAGAGTCAGATGTTGAGGATCCTGTGACTAGACCCGTGGCAGGTTCCGTTGGACTTGAGGAGCAGATCTCAAAATCATCTGCAGTTGTAGTTCAGCTACCCTTAGATAAAGGCTTGAGTGCAACAGTCAGCCGAAGTGTTTTTGAAGTGGACTACATACCTCTATGGGGATATACATCTATCTGTGGAAGGAGGCCAGAAATGGAAGATGCATTTGCAACTGTTCCTAGATTCTTGAAAATTCCTCTGCAGATGCTAATTGGTGATCGTGTGCTTGATGGACAGCCTAGACGCTTAAGTCATTTGACGACTCATTTCTTTGGAGTTTATGATGGCCATGGTGGTTCTCAG gtGGCAAATTACTGCCGAGACCGGATGCATGCTGTTTTGATTGAGGAGTTGGAAACTATTATGACAAATCTCAGTGATGAAAGTATTAGGCAAAGTTGCCAAGAACTCTGGAGAAAAGCATTTACCAACTGTTTTCTTAAAGTTGATGCTGAAATCGCAGGTGGGACTAGTCATGAGCCTGTTGCCCCAGAAACTGTAGGCTCCACAGCCGTTGTTGCCATTGTTTGTTCATCTCACATTATAGTGTCAAACTGTGGTGATTCAAGGGCTGTTCTGTGTCGTGGAAAGGAACCCTTGGCATTGTCAGTGGATCACAAA CCAAACCGAGAAGATGAATATGAAAGGATTGAAGCAGCTGGAGGCAAGGTGATACAGTGGAATGGCCATCGTGTTTTTGGTGTTCTTGCAATGTCTAGGTCCATCG GAGATAGATACTTGAAGCCTTGGATTATTCCTGATCCAGAAGTAACGTTCATACCTCGAGCCAAGGATGACGAATGCCTTATACTTGCGAGTGATGGTTTATGGGATGTCATGACAAATGAAGAAGTTTGTGATATGGCTCGTAAACGCATACTTATGTGGCATAAAAAGAACAGTGTAACGCTCCCCATGGAAAGGGGTGAAGGAATTGATCCAGCAGCACAGGCTGCAGCAGAGTGTTTGTCGAATCGAGCTCTTCAAAAGGGCAGCAAGGACAACATAACTGTGATTGTGGTGGACTTGAAAGCCCAAAGAAAGTTTAAGAGCAAAACCTAA
- the LOC107782223 gene encoding protein phosphatase 2C 53 isoform X1, whose amino-acid sequence MLMEEMYRAVAVPFVFGNLICHNPSLGSYLDFTRLKSMDDTTSLYSNSATKTLAESVSGGNDDCSSADSEINLSITVSSVPEESPSEGTMSLDVISENESNWIAGDDDSFSLEGDQILDSSCSLSVVSDCSSICADDFIGFEIASDIEGQDFVDSQKIISHVELIAKTEVLVESDVEDPVTRPVAGSVGLEEQISKSSAVVVQLPLDKGLSATVSRSVFEVDYIPLWGYTSICGRRPEMEDAFATVPRFLKIPLQMLIGDRVLDGQPRRLSHLTTHFFGVYDGHGGSQVANYCRDRMHAVLIEELETIMTNLSDESIRQSCQELWRKAFTNCFLKVDAEIAGGTSHEPVAPETVGSTAVVAIVCSSHIIVSNCGDSRAVLCRGKEPLALSVDHKPNREDEYERIEAAGGKVIQWNGHRVFGVLAMSRSIGDRYLKPWIIPDPEVTFIPRAKDDECLILASDGLWDVMTNEEVCDMARKRILMWHKKNSVTLPMERGEGIDPAAQAAAECLSNRALQKGSKDNITVIVVDLKAQRKFKSKT is encoded by the exons ATGTTGATGGAGGAGATGTATCGGGCGGTTGCAGTGCCATTTGTATTTGGTAATTTGATCTGTCATAACCCAAGCTTAGGAAGTTATTTGGATTTTACTAGGCTAAAGTCGATGGATGATACGACAAGCTTGTATTCTAATTCTGCGACTAAAACTTTGGCAGAATCTGTTTCTGGTGGAAATGATGATTGCAGCTCTGCTGATTCAGAGATCAACCTTAGTATTACAGTATCATCTGTGCCTGAAGAGAGCCCGAGTGAAGGGACTATGTCGCTTGATGTGATTTCTGAAAATGAAAGCAACTGGATTGCTGGTGATGATGATTCCTTCTCATTGGAGGGTGATCAGATTCTTGATAGTTCGTGTTCCTTGTCAGTGGTGAGCGATTGTAGTAGTATATGCGCTGATGATTTTATAGGTTTTGAGATAGCGTCTGATATAGAAGGTCAGGATTTCGTAGATTCTCAGAAAATCATTAGCCATGTCGAACTTATTGCTAAGACTGAGGTTCTAGTAGAGTCAGATGTTGAGGATCCTGTGACTAGACCCGTGGCAGGTTCCGTTGGACTTGAGGAGCAGATCTCAAAATCATCTGCAGTTGTAGTTCAGCTACCCTTAGATAAAGGCTTGAGTGCAACAGTCAGCCGAAGTGTTTTTGAAGTGGACTACATACCTCTATGGGGATATACATCTATCTGTGGAAGGAGGCCAGAAATGGAAGATGCATTTGCAACTGTTCCTAGATTCTTGAAAATTCCTCTGCAGATGCTAATTGGTGATCGTGTGCTTGATGGACAGCCTAGACGCTTAAGTCATTTGACGACTCATTTCTTTGGAGTTTATGATGGCCATGGTGGTTCTCAG gtGGCAAATTACTGCCGAGACCGGATGCATGCTGTTTTGATTGAGGAGTTGGAAACTATTATGACAAATCTCAGTGATGAAAGTATTAGGCAAAGTTGCCAAGAACTCTGGAGAAAAGCATTTACCAACTGTTTTCTTAAAGTTGATGCTGAAATCGCAGGTGGGACTAGTCATGAGCCTGTTGCCCCAGAAACTGTAGGCTCCACAGCCGTTGTTGCCATTGTTTGTTCATCTCACATTATAGTGTCAAACTGTGGTGATTCAAGGGCTGTTCTGTGTCGTGGAAAGGAACCCTTGGCATTGTCAGTGGATCACAAA CCAAACCGAGAAGATGAATATGAAAGGATTGAAGCAGCTGGAGGCAAGGTGATACAGTGGAATGGCCATCGTGTTTTTGGTGTTCTTGCAATGTCTAGGTCCATCG GAGATAGATACTTGAAGCCTTGGATTATTCCTGATCCAGAAGTAACGTTCATACCTCGAGCCAAGGATGACGAATGCCTTATACTTGCGAGTGATGGTTTATGGGATGTCATGACAAATGAAGAAGTTTGTGATATGGCTCGTAAACGCATACTTATGTGGCATAAAAAGAACAGTGTAACGCTCCCCATGGAAAGGGGTGAAGGAATTGATCCAGCAGCACAGGCTGCAGCAGAGTGTTTGTCGAATCGAGCTCTTCAAAAGGGCAGCAAGGACAACATAACTGTGATTGTGGTGGACTTGAAAGCCCAAAGAAAGTTTAAGAGCAAAACCTAA
- the LOC107782224 gene encoding U-box domain-containing protein 35-like isoform X1, translating to MASSDDGGSHRPIVVAVDKDKNSASAVKWAVDNLLASNPNLVLVHVRIKKSPNPVGGNEAAPDANGGSSNEGTQNVFTPFRAYSARKRIVVKEIVLEDNEVSKGLLDYINGHCVTNIVLGASSRSALGRKYWTPDVPTIINKAAPEFCTVYVVSKGRQQSVRPAAKPLTSSAPARQHFSSAWTPSRLSNSESEDISRLSFARAEPKIIESEKTRPEKGPSNVVMDHLHAPSGGPMNSCSRTSLSDGSELFARINHRSVDISADNLDFTQVAIKETPRNGSSSYSLEAEMKRLKLELRQTLDMYNAACKEAVLANQAAEELNKWKMEEARRFEQARLAEDAALAIAETEKAKCRAAIEAAKKAQKMVEIEAQRRKYAELKAKQEGEKKNRAMNVLSQNDLRYRKYTIEEIEAATKNFSSSLKVGEGGYGPVFKGKLDHTPVAIKVLSADAAQGKKQFQQEVEVLSLIRHPNLVLLLGACPEYGCLVYEFMNNGSLEDRLFQKGNTPSIPWEIRFKIAAEIATGLLFLHQAKPEPLVHRDLKPANILLDRNYVCKISDVGLARLVPPSVADTVTQYHMTSAAGTFCYIDPEYQQTGKLGTKSDIYSLGVMLLQIITARPPMGLTHHVERAIEKGTFADLLDPTVQHWPVEEALKFAKLSLKCAELRMKDRPDLGSVIVPELNKLKEVGINSMPSISS from the exons ATGGCTTCGTCAGATGATGGCGGTAGCCACCGCCCTATAGTTGTGGCAGTTGATAAAGATAAGAATAGCGCCTCTGCTGTGAAATGGGCTGTTGATAATCTCCTTGCAAGCAATCCAAATCTTGTATTGGTCCATGTTCGAATCAAGAAGTCACCAAATC CGGTTGGTGGAAATGAAGCTGCTCCAGATGCAAATGGAGGATCAAGTAACGAAGGTACTCAAAATGTCTTCACTCCTTTCCGGGCTTATTCTGCGCGTAAAAGG ATAGTAGTGAAAGAGATCGTCCTTGAGGATAATGAAGTGTCCAAGGGACTTCTTGACTACATCAACGGTCACTGTGTTACCAACATTGTTCTTGGTGCATCATCTAGGAGCGctcttggcag GAAATATTGGACTCCGGATGTGCCAACAATCATAAATAAGGCTGCACCAGAATTTTGTACTGTCTACGTAGTTTCAAAAGGCAGGCAACAATCTGTCCGACCAGCAGCAAAACCTCTAACTTCTTCTGCGCCAGCAAGGCAACATTTCTCATCTGCATGGACACCGTCTAGATTAAGTAACTCTGAATCAGAAGACATATCCAG GTTGTCATTTGCAAGGGCAGAGCCAAAGATTATAGAATCTGAGAAGACGAGGCCTGAAAAAGGACCATCTAATGTAGTGATGGATCATCTTCATGCTCCCTCTGGAGGGCCGATGAATTCATGTAGCCGAACTTCTCTATCAGATGGTAGTGAACTCTTCGCTCGTATTAACCACAGATCAGTTGATATCTCAGCCGACAATCTTGACTTCACACAAGTTGCAATCAAAGAAACTCCAAGGAATGGAAGCTCCTCATATTCA TTGGAAGCTGAGATGAAAAGACTAAAACTTGAGCTAAGGCAAACTTTGGATATGTATAATGCAGCTTGCAAAGAAGCTGTCTTGGCCAACCAAGCG GCTGAAGAGCTTAATAAATGGAAAATGGAAGAAGCTCGTAGGTTTGAACAAGCCCGTCTTGCTGAAGATGCAGCTCTTGCAATTGCTGAGACCGAAAAGGCTAAATGCAGAGCTGCTATTGAAGCTGCTAAGAAAGCACAAAAGATGGTGGAGATAGAAGCACAAAGAAGGAAGTATGCGGAGCTGAAGGCCAAGCAAGAGGGAGAAAAAAAGAATCGAGCAATGAATGTTCTATCTCAGAATGATCTCCGTTATAGGAAGTATACAATAGAAGAGATTGAGGCAGCCACCAAAAATTTCTCAAGTTCACTAAAAGTTGGAGAAGGTGGATATGGACCTGTTTTTAAGGGAAAACTTGATCACACACCTGTTGCCATTAAAGTTCTGAGTGCTGATGCTGCACAAGGGAAGAAACAGTTCCAACAAGAG GTTGAGGTCCTCAGTCTCATTAGGCATCCGAATCTGGTGCTACTATTAGGTGCATGTCCCGAGTACGGGTGTTTAGTTTATGAGTTTATGAATAATGGCAGTTTGGAAGATCGTCTTTTTCAGAAAGGTAATACCCCTTCAATTCCATGGGAAATTCGCTTCAAAATTGCTGCGGAGATTGCAACCGGACTTCTATTCCTTCACCAAGCAAAGCCAGAACCTCTTGTTCACCGTGATCTAAAGCCAGCAAATATCCTTTTAGACAGAAATTATGTCTGCAAAATTAGTGATGTTGGGTTGGCAAGGTTAGTTCCACCATCTGTAGCTGATACTGTGACACAATATCACATGACTTCAGCTGCTGGAACTTTTTGTTATATAGATCCTGAATATCAACAAACAGGAAAGTTAGGGACTAAATCAGATATATATTCGCTCGGCGTAATGTTGCTCCAAATTATTACTGCAAGGCCACCAATGGGTTTAACTCATCATGTTGAGAGGGCCATTGAAAAAGGTACATTTGCAGATTTGTTAGATCCGACAGTGCAACACTGGCCAGTTGAAGAGGCTCTTAAGTTTGCAAAATTGTCACTCAAGTGTGCTGAGCTGAGGATGAAAGATCGACCGGATCTTGGTTCAGTAATAGTGCCAGAGCTTAATAAGCTTAAAGAAGTTGGAATTAACAGCATGCCAAGTATCAGTAGCTAA
- the LOC107782224 gene encoding U-box domain-containing protein 35-like isoform X2 — protein MFESRSHQIVAVGGNEAAPDANGGSSNEGTQNVFTPFRAYSARKRIVVKEIVLEDNEVSKGLLDYINGHCVTNIVLGASSRSALGRKYWTPDVPTIINKAAPEFCTVYVVSKGRQQSVRPAAKPLTSSAPARQHFSSAWTPSRLSNSESEDISRLSFARAEPKIIESEKTRPEKGPSNVVMDHLHAPSGGPMNSCSRTSLSDGSELFARINHRSVDISADNLDFTQVAIKETPRNGSSSYSLEAEMKRLKLELRQTLDMYNAACKEAVLANQAAEELNKWKMEEARRFEQARLAEDAALAIAETEKAKCRAAIEAAKKAQKMVEIEAQRRKYAELKAKQEGEKKNRAMNVLSQNDLRYRKYTIEEIEAATKNFSSSLKVGEGGYGPVFKGKLDHTPVAIKVLSADAAQGKKQFQQEVEVLSLIRHPNLVLLLGACPEYGCLVYEFMNNGSLEDRLFQKGNTPSIPWEIRFKIAAEIATGLLFLHQAKPEPLVHRDLKPANILLDRNYVCKISDVGLARLVPPSVADTVTQYHMTSAAGTFCYIDPEYQQTGKLGTKSDIYSLGVMLLQIITARPPMGLTHHVERAIEKGTFADLLDPTVQHWPVEEALKFAKLSLKCAELRMKDRPDLGSVIVPELNKLKEVGINSMPSISS, from the exons ATGTTCGAATCAAGAAGTCACCAAATCGTAG CGGTTGGTGGAAATGAAGCTGCTCCAGATGCAAATGGAGGATCAAGTAACGAAGGTACTCAAAATGTCTTCACTCCTTTCCGGGCTTATTCTGCGCGTAAAAGG ATAGTAGTGAAAGAGATCGTCCTTGAGGATAATGAAGTGTCCAAGGGACTTCTTGACTACATCAACGGTCACTGTGTTACCAACATTGTTCTTGGTGCATCATCTAGGAGCGctcttggcag GAAATATTGGACTCCGGATGTGCCAACAATCATAAATAAGGCTGCACCAGAATTTTGTACTGTCTACGTAGTTTCAAAAGGCAGGCAACAATCTGTCCGACCAGCAGCAAAACCTCTAACTTCTTCTGCGCCAGCAAGGCAACATTTCTCATCTGCATGGACACCGTCTAGATTAAGTAACTCTGAATCAGAAGACATATCCAG GTTGTCATTTGCAAGGGCAGAGCCAAAGATTATAGAATCTGAGAAGACGAGGCCTGAAAAAGGACCATCTAATGTAGTGATGGATCATCTTCATGCTCCCTCTGGAGGGCCGATGAATTCATGTAGCCGAACTTCTCTATCAGATGGTAGTGAACTCTTCGCTCGTATTAACCACAGATCAGTTGATATCTCAGCCGACAATCTTGACTTCACACAAGTTGCAATCAAAGAAACTCCAAGGAATGGAAGCTCCTCATATTCA TTGGAAGCTGAGATGAAAAGACTAAAACTTGAGCTAAGGCAAACTTTGGATATGTATAATGCAGCTTGCAAAGAAGCTGTCTTGGCCAACCAAGCG GCTGAAGAGCTTAATAAATGGAAAATGGAAGAAGCTCGTAGGTTTGAACAAGCCCGTCTTGCTGAAGATGCAGCTCTTGCAATTGCTGAGACCGAAAAGGCTAAATGCAGAGCTGCTATTGAAGCTGCTAAGAAAGCACAAAAGATGGTGGAGATAGAAGCACAAAGAAGGAAGTATGCGGAGCTGAAGGCCAAGCAAGAGGGAGAAAAAAAGAATCGAGCAATGAATGTTCTATCTCAGAATGATCTCCGTTATAGGAAGTATACAATAGAAGAGATTGAGGCAGCCACCAAAAATTTCTCAAGTTCACTAAAAGTTGGAGAAGGTGGATATGGACCTGTTTTTAAGGGAAAACTTGATCACACACCTGTTGCCATTAAAGTTCTGAGTGCTGATGCTGCACAAGGGAAGAAACAGTTCCAACAAGAG GTTGAGGTCCTCAGTCTCATTAGGCATCCGAATCTGGTGCTACTATTAGGTGCATGTCCCGAGTACGGGTGTTTAGTTTATGAGTTTATGAATAATGGCAGTTTGGAAGATCGTCTTTTTCAGAAAGGTAATACCCCTTCAATTCCATGGGAAATTCGCTTCAAAATTGCTGCGGAGATTGCAACCGGACTTCTATTCCTTCACCAAGCAAAGCCAGAACCTCTTGTTCACCGTGATCTAAAGCCAGCAAATATCCTTTTAGACAGAAATTATGTCTGCAAAATTAGTGATGTTGGGTTGGCAAGGTTAGTTCCACCATCTGTAGCTGATACTGTGACACAATATCACATGACTTCAGCTGCTGGAACTTTTTGTTATATAGATCCTGAATATCAACAAACAGGAAAGTTAGGGACTAAATCAGATATATATTCGCTCGGCGTAATGTTGCTCCAAATTATTACTGCAAGGCCACCAATGGGTTTAACTCATCATGTTGAGAGGGCCATTGAAAAAGGTACATTTGCAGATTTGTTAGATCCGACAGTGCAACACTGGCCAGTTGAAGAGGCTCTTAAGTTTGCAAAATTGTCACTCAAGTGTGCTGAGCTGAGGATGAAAGATCGACCGGATCTTGGTTCAGTAATAGTGCCAGAGCTTAATAAGCTTAAAGAAGTTGGAATTAACAGCATGCCAAGTATCAGTAGCTAA